A window of Pectobacterium carotovorum genomic DNA:
TACGATATAGCTCTGGTCTCTTAGATATGAGATTAGGATCAATATCGTCATTTGAAACTTTGCGAGTTTCTTTTGCGATCATTTGCGCCTTAATTAATGCAAGGTCGTCTTCATCGAGTTCGCCATCAGTAACATTATCTCTTAACTTATCAATTTTTTGGTTTGCTCTGGCTTCAATTTCGGCCCTTTTTTGTTCAAACAGTTCATTAAAGTCAATATCTTTTAGATAAGAGTCTTGATCACTTATAAAGCTGTTATCAATGAATACGCCTGCTAAAGATCTGTCTTTTTCTTCATACTCGTAATCAGAAAAATTATAGTCTTTAATTCGTTGCTGAGTGCCCCGATCAACTTCTTTTTGGAAAGATGACCACATAGCATCAAGGCCAATATCTTGATGATAAATAATGAGAGCGTTATTATCTACTTCAAAGGCTTCTATTTCCTCTTCGGGAATAGCACGTAAAACACGTCCAACTATTTGTGCGAAAGCATTTATACTTCTGTATGGTCTAAACAAGGCTCAGGGTGGGATCCCACTTTACTTATTGAAATAGAGAACTTATTTCGATTTCATTGATCTGAGTTTTATCTCCCCCCAACACTCAGTGAAAGACAATGACCATCTTTAATTATATCAATGAAATACCCGACCCTCGCTGCGAGACGAATAAAAAGCATGAATTGATGGACGTCATTTTCCTCACCTTTGCTGCCGTGCTCAGCGGCGCATCGGGTTGGAAAGCCATACAGCAATTCGGTGAGTGCCAACTCCCGTGGCTGAGACAGCATTCTCCTTTTGCTAATGGTATTCCAAAACGTCATTGTATCGCCAATATTATCAAGGCATTAGATAGCCAGTCCCTGATGTCGGCACTGTTAAGCTGGATTAATGAACGTCGCAGTGGTAATGGCAGAAAACAGATAGCAATTGACGGTAAAACACTTCGCGGAACGGGCAACGGCTTTTTAGCGCAAGCCCTGCATGTCGTCAGCGCTTACGACATTGGCAATGGTATTGCGTTGTATCAACAACTTACTGAAAGAAAAGGTAAAGAAGGACCAGTGGCCCGCCAGCTTATTGAATGTCTGTCGCTGGAAAATGCCACCGTCACGCTGGATGCTCTTCATTGTCAGGTGGAGACATTGCAGCTTATCTGTCAGCGTAAAGGCGAGTTTATCGTCGGCATTAAAGGGAACCAAAAAAAGCTGTATGAATTTGTTAAACAGCGTTTTTCTTCATGTTATGACGATGAAGGGCTGGCGACGCACAGTGAAAATAATCAGGCGCATGGGCGGACGGAATATCGTCAGGTGATGCAGATAGATGCGGACCTTCCCGAGGAGTTAAAACAACGCTGGCCGACAATTCGTACGTTAATAGAAGTGGTGAGTGAACGTGGTGAGCGGGGAAAGGTGGTACACAGAGAGTCGCGTTGGTATGTCAGTTCGTTGGCGGTAGACGCACGGGTAGCGTCACAAATGATACGCGAGCATTGGTGTATAGAAAATCAACTGCATTGGGTATTGGATGTGGTTTTCAGAGAGGATGAGATGAACCTGAAAGACCCGGAAGGAGCGGCGCATATGGCGCTGTTCAATCGAGTCGCGTTGAGTGTTCTGAAACAGCATGAAGGTAAAAAAGATAGCATAGCGGGCAAACGACAATGTGCCGGATGGTCAGGAGATTTTCGTAGCGAGGTTATCTTTGGTTAATTCATCGACAAAGTGGAATCCCGCCCTGTCTCTGACATAAACATAATCTATTTGAAAATTTAAGATTATCTCTGTGGGAGTTGATGAACTTATCCAATATAAAAAGGAGCAATAGGCGATAGGTTTATTTTCTTCATCAGCTACAACAACTAGACTTACAGTCATTTCCTTAGATTTTTTGCAAAAATCTAAGGCTAATGCATATCGTGAATCGCATGTACTATCAATATCCTCAAAGTCGTCTGCGGTTGGTGTGAATGAGTGATGAGTATTACCTTTTGTATCTATACAGTATAAAGACATATTTTCCCTCTACTTTCCCCTATTAAGCAGGGGAAGCTTGGTTAAATTTTCAATTCAGTATAAAGGGTTTATCGCTGACTAACCTTCCTTGACTCCGCATCCTATGCACACCGTCAACTTACTGTGAGGTGTGCATGTTTTCTCCCTCAGTCCGGCTTGCTTGTTTGCTCTGTGCTTCACTGCTGTTTACCCATGCAGCAAATGCATC
This region includes:
- a CDS encoding ISAs1 family transposase yields the protein MTIFNYINEIPDPRCETNKKHELMDVIFLTFAAVLSGASGWKAIQQFGECQLPWLRQHSPFANGIPKRHCIANIIKALDSQSLMSALLSWINERRSGNGRKQIAIDGKTLRGTGNGFLAQALHVVSAYDIGNGIALYQQLTERKGKEGPVARQLIECLSLENATVTLDALHCQVETLQLICQRKGEFIVGIKGNQKKLYEFVKQRFSSCYDDEGLATHSENNQAHGRTEYRQVMQIDADLPEELKQRWPTIRTLIEVVSERGERGKVVHRESRWYVSSLAVDARVASQMIREHWCIENQLHWVLDVVFREDEMNLKDPEGAAHMALFNRVALSVLKQHEGKKDSIAGKRQCAGWSGDFRSEVIFG
- a CDS encoding helicase; protein product: MFRPYRSINAFAQIVGRVLRAIPEEEIEAFEVDNNALIIYHQDIGLDAMWSSFQKEVDRGTQQRIKDYNFSDYEYEEKDRSLAGVFIDNSFISDQDSYLKDIDFNELFEQKRAEIEARANQKIDKLRDNVTDGELDEDDLALIKAQMIAKETRKVSNDDIDPNLISKRPELYRKRMRETLTKRSRDEATNILSDLKLDPKGTELTKILSRHMSRHIRTLRTDTTNDGTLVIYINAKLHHRFGPVNERDNDALTMSVNYLPSIFKELRSMLSC